Part of the Oligoflexus sp. genome is shown below.
AATGATCCGTGCTAGATTGTCCAAAGACATGGGGTAAATCCCTGATTTGGTTGATGTTGTGGCAAACCCAACCTAATTGGAGATTCCCCATGTTCCTATTTTCCTTTTCTTAATCGCACCCACACTCAACCGAGATGACCCGGACTTAGGCTGCGCCGAGTTGCAATCGCCACTGTGCAACGGTATTGTCGTAAGAAGTTTCCTTCTTTTCATCGGTGAAATATTGACTATCATTCGTCCTAGATTGACCGATCACTTCGGCATTCCGATTTCACAGGAAAAAGCTGACTTCGCGATCCCTTTCCTAGATGAAGATCTTCCTCTCTACGTGGACCCCTTTCTTCTTTGGAAATCTCCGTCTCAGCAAGACCAAGCCCTGCATCAGAGTATGATCTATGCATTTCGTTCGCTAATCACGAAAGGGAGCCAAAGTGAACGAATCGCCAAACTTCAGAAAATATCTGAATGTTCAGAAGTCGGCTTGGGTGAATCCGCGACAAGAAGAGGAGTCAAAATCGGGCAGGAATTGGCGAAATCCATTCTCGAACATTTTGAAGTCTCAAAGCAGAAAATGGGGACAGATGTAGAACATATCGAAGAAGTGCAATTGTTCGTGGACAAGGTTTCGAAAGACCGGATCAGTGATTTTGCATGCGTCTTGCTAAAATCTTTTATTGTTGATTTTACGCTGGACCAGTGCGGCAAGTACGGGATCCCTTGTCAAAAAACCACGATTCTAGATTTGTACGACGATCGAAAAGATGTGTTTAAGAATATCGAAGTTGAAGTACCGATAAACCCAAATGATGGAAAGCCGATCCTTTTCGTTCCAAAACGCTGGCTTCGTTTTAGCCCATGGATTGGCTACGAAGACTATTTCAAAAACCACTACTTAAAGCAGTACGTTGAAGAAGGGGCTCCGCATCCGGGACGAGTGGAGATTCTGAACTTCAACCGCGACAACTATGGTGTCATCGACCGATATATTAAGAATCGCGAAAAATCGTTTGCTGATTGCAAAAATGATCCATTGTTCTCGACGATTCCTGTCGTTTCTGCAAAGAGATTGTTGGCAGCCATAAGTAAGCTTCCTTCCGGCAAGACCAATAACGCAGACAAGAAATATGAAGATCAACTTTGTAGATTGCTTCCATCGCTGCTCTATCCTCATTTGGACTTCGCAATGGAGCAATCACGGACGGACTCTGGGGCTCATATTCGGGATCTTGTTTTCTACAACAATAAGAGCATCGGTCTTTTAAGCGATCTTTGGGATAAATATTCCTGTCGGCAAATTGTTTTTGAGCTGAAAAATGTTAAAGAATTGGAACGAGATCATATTAATCAGATTAATCGTTATCTAAAGGAATCTTTCGGGTCATTCGGAATTTTGGTGACTAGAAATGAACCGACGAAGACTATTCAGAGGAATTTGATTGACCTGTGGTCAGGACAGCGAAAGTGTATTCTTGTTTTGACGGATTCGGACATCGACATGATGGTGAATGTGTTTGAATCCAAACAGCGAGATCCGATTGAAGTAATAAATAAAAAGTATGTTGAATTTATGAGAGCGTGCCCAAGCTAAGGGAGGACCTTTGAATCAAGATGAAATAGATGCCTTCGAGAAAATTAACGGCCAGCTTGAATCGGTTTACGTCGAAGTTAGTAGTTTATCAAAAAAGAATCCAAATGATGCTGTCAGTAAATTTAAGTTGGGCTTTGTTAATGCGCTACTGATTGCAGCGAATGATGTTCTAGGTGACGACTACAGGCCAGCAGAAGATTTTTCAGTTTTCGATGTTGATTCTCTTCCTACGACTAGCGATGTAGCTTTTGTCTGTGGTCAGTATCTATCTTGTCTTGAAAAATTGAGGTCAGACAATATTGAATCTGAATTTGGCGAATGGTACTGGGTAATCAATAAGCGGCGAAGCGAAAGCTTTACGAAACCACCTGAAAAATTAAAGAAGAGGTGATATGGCAAAAGCGTCGAAGACACTTCCATCGTTGGCTGAGGTCAAAAGTTTCATTCTTATCGAACCAATGATCCGGTCGCTTGTTGAAGAAATGAAGGAACTTTCGAAGAAGAAACCCGATGGAAGCCTTAACAAACTCAAGGTTTCGATGATCAACAAGCGTTTGAAACCGATGAAGGAACTGTTTAAAATCCTCCCTGTTTCTGATTTTCTCGACGATTTGGATGAAGAATCCCTCCCTTCGAACAGCGATACAGTCCTTATCTTGGGGCAGTACACCGGAGCTATTGAGTCATTCCGAAACGCTTTCCGCGCTACAGTTGACTATAAGCCGGGGTGGAGCACAAAGGAAGGATTCTTCAAAGATAGCGATATCGGTGGAGTATGATTTCTAGAGCCCGTTTGCCGTGGAACGTTTAGTAAAATGATTTGTGCGCAAGATTTTTGTCTTCGCGATAGTTTCGTCGTCCGTTCAAAAGAAGGTCGGTAATGCCGTTCAGGTGGTCGGGTGCTAGGTGGGCGTATCTCATTGTCGTGCTAATATTGGCGTGACCAAGCAGGGCTTTGACGTCGAACATGCTCACACCATTCATGGCAAGATGGCTGGAAAAAGAATGGCGTAGATCATGCCAGGTGATAACTTTCACGCCAGCCGTTTCCTGCAGCGGTTTGAAGCGGCGATCGACGATGTGATGATAGTCGCACGGTAGGACGGATTCCTTTTGCGGAATCGACGACCGCAGCTTCAAGATTCGGTAGACGACTTCGTTCATCGGAATACGTCTTATCTTCTTTCCTTTGGTGTGGCTCAGTAACGTCCCCGTCTTGTAGCAGTGGTTCCTCTTGACCGTGATCTGGCGAGCCTCGATAT
Proteins encoded:
- a CDS encoding GxxExxY protein is translated as MEIPHVPIFLFLIAPTLNRDDPDLGCAELQSPLCNGIVVRSFLLFIGEILTIIRPRLTDHFGIPISQEKADFAIPFLDEDLPLYVDPFLLWKSPSQQDQALHQSMIYAFRSLITKGSQSERIAKLQKISECSEVGLGESATRRGVKIGQELAKSILEHFEVSKQKMGTDVEHIEEVQLFVDKVSKDRISDFACVLLKSFIVDFTLDQCGKYGIPCQKTTILDLYDDRKDVFKNIEVEVPINPNDGKPILFVPKRWLRFSPWIGYEDYFKNHYLKQYVEEGAPHPGRVEILNFNRDNYGVIDRYIKNREKSFADCKNDPLFSTIPVVSAKRLLAAISKLPSGKTNNADKKYEDQLCRLLPSLLYPHLDFAMEQSRTDSGAHIRDLVFYNNKSIGLLSDLWDKYSCRQIVFELKNVKELERDHINQINRYLKESFGSFGILVTRNEPTKTIQRNLIDLWSGQRKCILVLTDSDIDMMVNVFESKQRDPIEVINKKYVEFMRACPS